The nucleotide sequence TAAGGCGTTTGCAGCAGGCCTTCGCCCGTCAGCCACTGGGCCAGCGCGGCGTTGAGGCTGCCAGTCACCGGGTCTTCGCTGGCAGTCTCACCAATCAGGGCACGGACTTCAAGCCGTGGCTGTGTTGACGATACCTTTTTCTGCGCCGCTTCTTCTGCCTGCTTGGCAAAGGCGCGGGCTTCTCGGCTGGAGCGGCCAATCAGCGGTGCATCGTCTTCCGCTTCATAGATGGCAGCCAGACCAGCCTTGGCATCCAGCTTCTTGAGTGCTGCAAAGTCGGGCTCCACGCCCAGCACGGTATCGGGTTCGTCCAGCAGCAGGCCCAGCCAGGGCGAGCCGTTATAGAGGCGGCGGGCCATCAGCAACTGCTCTCGCGCTAGGCCCAGCGCCTGCAGCATGGGGGGCAGTTCTTCTTCAGATACTTCTTGCAAGTCCAGCGAGGGTGCTTCGAAAAAAAGAGCGCCTTGCGCATTCGCCGTAATGGGTACAAGCCCTTTTTTGCACTCCTGCAGCACTTGATCGGGGTTGTGCGGCTGGCCGCCCTGGGCCAGCCAGGCATGGCAACTGCCCAGCGTGGGGTGACCAGCAAAAGCCAGCTCGCCCGCAGGCGTGAAGATGCGCAGCAGATAGTCGGCACCTGCGGCCAGACCTTGGGCGCTGGGCTGCATCACAAAAGTGGTTTCCGACAGATTGGTCCAGCACGCAAAAGCCTGCATTTGCGCATCGCTCAGTCCATCGGCATTCAGTACCACGGCCACGGGGTTGCCGAGCAGCGCGGTTTGCGTGAATACGTCCACAGTCATGGTGGGACGGGTGAGGGGGCAGGTGGCGGCGTGGGCAGACATGGGCAGCGATTGTCGGCAAAAAGAAAAACCGGCGCTGCACGGTGGTTCCGCGCAGCGCCGGTTGATGGAGCATGCCGCCGGGCCATCACCTATCAGGGACAGCGAGCAAGGGCCGCCCCTATGCTTAGGCTGTCGTCCCCCTCCCGAAGAGAGAGGGGTAAGGCGGGGCCGCCTAGGCGCGTGAGCGCCGCAGGGGGAGCCTTCAGATCACAAGCAGGCTTTGATCGCGTCTGCGAGTGCCTTGATGCCAAGATTGATCTGCTCAGCAGACACCGTCACATACGACAGGCGCAGCGTGTTGACCTGCGCATCGCCTGCATAGAAGGGTGCACCAGGCACAAAAGCCATATTGCGCTCCACGGCCTTGGCCAGCAGGGTCTGAGCGTCCATGCCTGCAGGCAGCTTGACCCACAGGAACATGCCGCCCACGGGGCGGGTCCACTGCACATCCAGACCGGCCATTTCGCGTTCCAGCGCCATCAGCATCACGTCGCGCTGGGCCTTGTACATGGCGCGGATGGTGGGTACGTGGCGGTCCAGGAAACCGTCTTTGATGACTTCGGCCACCACGCGCTGGTTGAAGCTGGGGGTGTGCAGATCGGCGGCCTGCTTGGCTTGCGTGAGCTTGCCGTAGACCGACTTGGGCGCCACGATAAAACCAATGCGCAGGCCGGGGGCCAGCACCTTGGAGAACGAACCCATGTAGATCACGCCCTCGGGGTTGCGTGCAGCCAGCGGCAGCGGGGGCTGCTCTTCGTACCAGAGGTCGCCGTAGGGGTTGTCTTCAATCAGCGGAATGTCCAGCGCTTTGGCCTTTTCCACCAGCGCCTGACGGCGGGCTTCGCTCATGGTGCGGCCCGTGGGGTTCTGGAAGTTGGGCAGCACATAGGCCAGGCGGGCTTTGTCAGCGCCGCTGCCTGCTTGCTTTTCGAAGTCGGCAATCAACATGCCTTCGTCATCGCTGTCCACACCAACGGGCACAGGCTCCATGGGGGCGAAGGCTTGCAACGCACCCAGATAGGTGGGTTTTTCCACCAGCAGGCGGCTGTCTTTATCCAGAAACACTTTGCCGATCAGGTCCAGCGCCTGCTGGCTGCCGGTGGTGATGAGGATTTGTTCGGGATCGACGCTCCAGGGCAGAAAATCGGCAATCGCCTGACGCAGCGGGGCAAAACCTTCGGTGGTGGAGTATTGCAGGGCAGCCGCGCCATCACGCTGCATGACGGACTGGCAGGCGGCGGTGAACACATCCAGCGGAAAGGCTTTGGGGGAGGGCAGACCACCGGCCATGCTGATGATGCCGGGGCGGTCAGTCAGCTTGAGGATTTCTCGGATGGCGGAGGAGTTCATCTTGGCAGCGCGTTCTGCCAGCGTCCAGCTTGTCATAAACAGGTCTCAATCTCTAGGTTGCCAGCCCCTCAGGGGCGCTGGCCAATATGGGTGTTGATGCCGTGGCCGCAGCTTGAAGGGCGCAACGCAAAAGCGTCGTCACCATGCACCAGCATGCGGTCTTGTTCTGTCGTGGCCCGCTCGCTGGTGTGGGCGGGCAATGGCATGGGGTTTGGTCTGCTGCCGGTCAGGCGCCAGACCATGGCCTTAGCCCTGTGTACAAGGCGGCCAATGGGAGTGATGACTTCAATATACGCCTGAGACCATTACAGTACCTATACAGACAGGCTCACAATAATGGCCTCTGTATTGGTTGCGGCTTCAATACAGTTCAGCGTTTGGGTCCGGCACTTCAGTCCGGCACTTCAGTTCTGCGATTTGGCTTCCTATGTCGACATCTCTTTCCCGCCAGGCGTCCTTGACACTGACTCAGCAACTGGCCGAGCGTCTGGCCGAGCGCATTCGCATGCATTTGCTGCCCGCCGGGGCACGCTTGCCCTCGGTGCGTGAATGCGCACGCCAGCACAACGTCAGCTCCTATACCGTGGTGGCTGCCTATGACTTGCTGCAGGCACAGGGCTTGGTAGAGGCCAGACCGCAGCGCGGCTTTTTTGTGCGGGATTTTGTGCAAAATCCGCTTCAAGTCAGCGAAAGTAGCTCACATGTAGCTATCAAAAAGAGAGTTGGCGATAGTCCGCTGGGGCTGGCACCGGGCACGCGCATCAACGCCTCCATGCTGATACGCGGCATGTTTCTGGAGAGCGTGGCGGGCAAGCCCCAGCCCGGCGCGGGCGTGCTGCCGGCGGAGTGGCTGGATGCGAGCTTTCTGGCCGCAGCCATGCGCAAGGTCACCAGCGGCCCGGCGCTGCGCGAAACCCTGGTGCGCTATGGCGAGCCCATGGGCGACAGCGGCCTGCGCGAGGCGCTGGCGCGGCGCATGCAGCGCATTGGCATTGCCGCATCGCCCAGCCAGATCATTACCACCATGGGGGCCACGCAGGCGCTGGACATCGTCAGTCGCGCCCTGCTGCAGCCGGGCGACCCGGTGATGGTGGAGGAGCCCGGCTGGGCGGTGGAGTACGCACGCCTGGCCGCCATGGGCATGCGCGTGCTGCCTGTGCCCCGTGGGCCGGAAGGGCCGGACATGGCCGTGATGCAGCGCTATTGCGAAACCATGGCGCCCAAGCTGTATGTCAGCGTCAGCGTGCTGCACAACCCCACCGGCTACAGCCTGAGTGCCGCCAGCGCCCATGAGATCCTGCAGATGGCGCAGCGCCACGGCTTTTATGTGGCAGAAGATGACTCTTACTGCCACATCGCCCCCGACCACGCGCCGCGTGTCACGGTGCTGGACCGTTTGCAGCGCAGCATCTACATCAGCGGCTTTGCCAAGGTGCTGGTGCCCAACTGGCGCCTGGGCTATATCGCCGCGCCGCCCGAGCTGGTGGAGCGGCTGCTGGACGTCAAACTGCTGTCCACCTTATCCACTCCCACGCCCATGGAGCAGGCGCTGGCCCTGTGCATGGAGCAAGGCCAGTTGCGCCGCCATGCCGAGCGACTGCGCCAGCACCTGGACAAAGCCAGAACCCGCAGCGTGGCGCTGGCGCAGGCTGCGGGCTGCCATTTTGTGTCTGAGCCTGCAGGCATGTTTGGCTGGGTGGATACCGGCGTGGATACCGAGGTGCTGACCCAGCGGCTGCTGGACGAGGGCTACATGATTGCGCCCGGCGCCATGTTTCACGCCAGCCGGGGATCAAGCACCTGCATGCGCATTAACTTTGCAACCACGCAGGATGCGGCGTTTTGGCGGGTGTTTGAGAGGGTTGTGGCGCGGATGCGGGAGCAGGGGTAGGTGATTTTTTGTGGGGTGTGGATGGTTAAGAGGGCGGTTTTGAGGGGCGATTGTCTTTGAACGACCCCACGCCGCCTTTCCAGGCAGTCTCCCAAAGCAGCCATTCAAGATGGGTTCAAGTCAACGCTGTAGTGTCACTAGAGTGCTGACTTTTTGCTTGAAGCAGTTTCGAATCTTTTGATCGAGTTCTTCGGGCTGAAAGCACTAGGATATATAACCTATAGATTAGCGCGACCAACTCCTACCTTCGATGTCATTGGTGCAGACTTTTTTTACTTCAATCATTACCTCTCTTGACAAAGGGTGGGCGACTTTAATTGCGGCTTGCCTTGCTGCATTCGTCTCTTTAGTGAGCATGGCCATTTCAATTGCAGCTTCGCGTGCCAATGCAAGGTTAGTCGCTCGCCTAACGGACTCAACGAACCTGAGCAAGGAGGCTCGTGAATACAGGCTAAAGCAACTAACCAGCTTTTACGATCCTGTTTATACGCTTCTCGCGGCTAATAAATCGATCTTCGAAAGAATTGGCCCAACTTCTTCCGCACGACGAGAGAAAAAGTTCAATGACGAAGAGACAGCAGAGGTTTGGCAAAAGCTTTCCAATGAGGTAATTGTTCCAAACAACATCAGGATATGCGAGATTATTCATGCAAATCTGCATTACCTGGCAGAGTCCGAGGACGAAGCGATCTACCTTGAGTTTTTGACCCACGCGCACGCGTACCAAGTCTTCAAGCAAAATCCCTATGAGGCGTACCGCTTATTCCCGTTTCCCAAAGATATCTTTGAATTAGTAAAAGCCAGCCGGTCTGGGCTTCGCTCGGGTCTTGCGAAGCACTATCGTCAATCTTTCAAGTGAGAATTAATGTCACTAATTCACTCTCTCATGCGTTACAAGAACGAGGGGCGTATCGACTCCTTCGATATGCACAGTGACAAGAAGGCAACCGTAAGGCTCCCAAGTCAGAAGTCTTATATTGTTTACATGTCTCGCGACTACATCATCGGTGCGGCAGAGATTGAAGAGGCTGCTGATGCACCAAGTGCCAATTTCGTTGTTTACAACAGCTGGGACACCCTTGGGCAAGGAGCGTCTCGGGAAGCAAATCGCCTCGGCATGGAGGTTCACAAGTTCGGGGCTTTTGGCCATCGACTCGATGAACTCAACGCTGGTGGATGAAGCCATCGATTGGCTGCTGCTTCACTGTCACTCAGATCTGGCTCTACAGCTTTACTTATACGGCTCTTTCTTGAGTACCCCTGGGGATGCGGCTGACGTGGATTTATTGGTGATTTATCCGGAGGGGAAGGCGTTAACGGCAGCTCGAGATCGCCATGTGCTTGAGTCCAAGTTCACAGACAGATTCGGACTGCCTCTCCACGCAATCTATCTTTCTGACAGCGAAAGCTTAGAAGAAGCTGATTTCATACAGCGGCTACTCACGAAGGCGAAGCGCTTACGCTGAATGCTGCTTATGCCGCTTCACTCAGACAAACGGCGGCAAGTCAGAAGACGATGCAGGTGTGTCCTGCGGCACACCTGCCCACAGCCTGAATTGCGTGCCGCAGGCGCAGCCACACGGTGGGAGCGGACGGCCTGCGAGATTTGTGACGAAATTGGCTCATCGTCTAAGTTCTGTGCTGAGGTACAGCTATCAATTCGATAGGGAGGCTATCTGGCTGTTAGTATCCGGTATTCGCCCCTTGTGCCCACGCCTGCAACGGCAAGTTCTTGGGGCTGGCAGTTGCACCGCAGAGTGCAATTGCATCGTCATCACTTCTACGGCAATGTGTTTGAACGGAGCGTCGAAGACGTGAAGTGAGTTTTGCCGTACAGCCCCAAGAACTTGACGGCGCAGGTTGCCCCGTAGCGTAGCGAAGGGGTCGGGGGCAGTAGGGGCCTCGCTCTTTGCCTACTTTCTGGCTACAGAAAGTAGGTCGGCAAGGCGGGCCGAGACCCGCTGGGGGCGTCTAGCCCCCTGTCATTCAAGCAAGCATGACACTGGCAGTGCTCACGATTTCCATGAATGGCTGAGATTTGAGTCAAATCGGCCTCAAGTCAAGGCGTTTCATTGACTATCCGCTATCAAAAAAAGAGTTCTGATATTCAATGAGGCCACGGCTAGGGCTCAGTGGTCGGAATCAGCCGCTACAGCAGCGGCTTGATAGGCCCCTGGTGAATATGGCAGCCGCTTTGCTGCAGCAGCTCACCAAAGGCATCAGACATCAGATATTCGAACTCTACGGGGCGCTGACTGCCAATGGCGTCACCCTCCACCACGCCGCTGGCCGGGTGGCACATCAGCAACCCGCCTTCGGCCATGTGGGGCAGCCAGCCCGCCATCTGCGCGCCATAGCTGGCGGCATCGGGGGCGTCGAAACCATAGACACCGCCAAAGCCGTGGTTCATGGGAATGCCGCGATGGCGCATCTGGCGCGTGGCGGTCCAGCCGCCAAGCAGGGCAATGATGGCGGCTTTGGGGCTGCGCCACAGGCCTGCGGCTGGTGCGGTAGAGCGCACCCAGGGCATTTCGTGCGCGGCGTAGCGGGCTTGCAGTTCGGCCTGCATGGCGTCGCGAAGGCCGGGCAGCTGGTGCACATGCTGGTGGCCGTCGATAAAGTCTGGCGCCGTGCCCATGGCTTGCTCGAAGGCGTCCAGTTGCTCACGCCAGGCTTTGCGCATTTGCGCTGCAGGCATTTGCCGGGTGTAGGCATTGCGAATCACCGTGCCAAGCGCCTGCGCTGCGTGCGTGCCGCCATGGTCTTCCGTCAGATTGAAGTGCAGGCCGACGGAGAGCCGGGGGCGCAGTTCTTTCAGTGCTGCCGCAGCCTGTGGCCAGCGGGGCGAGCTTGTCATGCAACTGGTGGCAGACAGGCGCGCAGCAAGGGTGAGCTGGCGCACGGCATCATCCACCAGTGGGTGCAGGGCGTAATCATCAGCGCACAGCAAGATGGTGCGTGAGGTGTTTGTGTGGTTCATGCGGTGTGGCGTGCCTTGAACGCCCAGAACTTGCTCATGACGAAAGTGCCAATGGCGACCAGTACCAGCACGGCGGCCAGGCTCCAGAAATAGTGCCAGTGCAGCCAGTTCAGAGCGATGTAGTAGAGCACCTCATTGGCCACAAAGGACAGGCAGGCTACTGCGAAATAGCGTGCAACCACAGACCAGTCTTGCGCTTTTGACTCTGAAAAAGTGAGCAGCGCGTGGCCGTTGTAGCTGACAATGAAGGCCACCAGAAATGCCAGCACATTGGCCGAAAGAGGTGGCATGTGCAGCAGTGAAACCAGCAGGCCAACAACCGCCAGATGCGTGGCCGCAGCAGAGCCGCCTACCAGCACAAACTGAAACAGTTGCGGCAGCTTGCGCAGCCATTGCAGAAGCTGGGCGATCACAGCTTGTCGCGCAGTGGGCTGCGGTCTTCGTCGTGAGCGATCAGATAAGTGGGGCGGCGTTTGACTTCTTCGTAGATACGCCCGATGTATTCGCCCAGAATGCCGATGGACAGCAGTTGCACCCCCGAGAACAGCATGATGCTGGCTGCCAGCGTGGGCCAGCCGCGCAAGGGGTTGCCAAAGAACATGGTTTCGATGGCAATCCAGAAGCCGTAGGCCAGTGCCATCAGCGAAATCGCGCCGCCCACCATGCTCCAGATACGCAGGGGCAAGGTGGTGAACGAGGTCAGGCCTAGCAGGGCCAGCGAGCCCAGACGGCGCAGGTTGAAGCTGGAATTGCCCGCGACGCGGTCTTTGGGCACAAAGGGCAGGGCTACCGTCTTGAAGCCAACCCAGGCGTACAGGCCTTTCATGAAGCGGTTGTGCTCGGGCAGGGCCTTGAGGGCGTCGGCCACTTTGCGGTCCATCCAGCGGAAGTCCCCGGCATTGGGCGGTAGCTTGACGGCGTTGCCGGAGTTCATCACGTGGTAGAAAAGATTGGTGCCCATGCGCTTGGCACCGCTTTCTGCACCGCGATCGGTAATCACGCCATAGACCATTTCGTAACCGGCCTGCCACAGCGCATGCATTTCGCTGAGCATTTCCAGTGGGTGCTGGAAGTCGGCATCAATCAGCAGCACGGCATTGCCGCGAGCGTGGTCTATGCCGGCAGACAGGGCGGCTTCCTTGCCAAAGTTGCGTGACAGCGCCAGGTAGCGCAGTGGCAACTCGCTTGACAGGCGCATGACCATCTCATGCGTGTTGTCCCGGCTTCCATCGTTGACCACCACGATTTCATAGTCCGGCGTCAGTTGCTGAACGGTCTGCGCCAGCGCACGCAGAAAGCCTTCGATATTCGCTTGCTCGTTATATGCAGGGACCACACAGCTCAGCCGCAATGGCGGGCGCGGCAACTGGGCTGGCGGGGCTGCGGGTGCATATTCGGCGTGGAAATCGGTCATGACGGGGATTTTCGCGCAAGTCGGCCAGCGCTTTCAGTCGTGTGGTGCTTTGAGGGCCAGACAAGCCCCGTCGCTATACTCACGGCCCTGGGCGCAGGCCCCTTGCTCTTTCTTTTTTTTGACTGTCCGATGACCGCTGTGCAACGCGAATCTTTTGTCCTGACTGGCCGCTCCGTGGCTGTTTTGCTGCTTGTCTATGCTCTGGTGTGGCTGGGCAGCTATTGGGTAACGGCTTTGGCTGCCCCCGGGGACAATGTGGAGCAGTTGATCTGGATTCACTCGCTGGAGCTGGGCTATTTCAAGCACCCGCCCATGCCGACCTGGATCATGGCGGTTGCCGCTGCCATTTTCGGCCCGAGCATCGGGCTGACTTACGCACTGGGCGGTTTGCTCACGCTGGGCTCACTGGCCATTTTCTGGAAGCTGCTGTGCCAGATGCGGGGAAAAGCCTATGCCACAGTCGCTCTGCTGGCTGCGCTGTGCATCACGTTTTATTGCGGGCGTCTTTACTACTACAACCACAACGTTGTGATGATGCTGTGGATTGCCCTGGCCGTGGTTCTGACATGGCAGGTGACCATCAAGCCATCGCTGTGGGCCTGGGCCTTGCTGGGGGCTGTGTCGGGTCTGGCCATGCTCAGCAAATATCAATATGTGCTGGCGCTGGCTGTCATCGGCCTGTGGTGGCTGCGCATTGGTGCCTGGAAGAATCCGGTGCATGTCAAAGGTACTGCGCTGGCCGCTGTGGTTGGACTGCTGGTGCTGTCTCCTCACCTGTACTGGCTGACGACACATGACTGGATGCCCATGCGCTATGCGGAGCGTACCTCCCTGGGCCTGCATCTGGATACCGCTGCGCGCATCAAAATGTCCTGGAAGTTTGCGGTGGACTGGATCTTCAACCGCTGCATGCCCGCCTGGATTGTGCTGGGTGTGGCCCTCTGGTGGGGGCGTCGCAAGAGTGGTACATCGCCAAAAAGTGAGCAGCCACGCACCACTGAGGACCAGATGCTGCGCGAGTTCTGGCTGCTGTGGGGGCTGATTCCGCTGCTGTCCATGCTGGTGCTGTGCCTGTTCACCGGGTCTTTTCTTCACTTGCAATGGGGCACGGCGTTCATGTTCCTGTGCGTGCCTGCCGCCATGGAGCTGGTGCGCAATCCTGCCATCTGGGGCTCTGCCGCGATGGTGCGCACCGCATGGGTGAGTTTTGGTGTGCTTCAGGCGCTGGTGCTGCTGCAGTTCTGGCTGGCTTCCCCCATGGGGCTTTCTGGCTACAAGAGCAGTCACCAGAACCATATTCCCGTGGACAAAATCGTGGAGGGGATTGCACCTGCTGCGCATAAGGCACTGGGTGGCCCTGTTGACATCATCATCGGGCCGCAGGCGCTGGCGGGCCGTATTTCCATGGAGTTGCCCGAGCGCCCGCGCGTTTATGCGGAGCGCAATCTGCAATACAGCCCCTGGATACATGCGCAGGAGCTGCCTCGCTCACGCATCATTGAGGTGGCGGTACTGCCAGATCCTCTGGCGGATGGCTGGATTCGAGCCTATGGCATGTGGGCCTGGCGACCTGTGAAGATCGCGGAAGGCGAACACTGAAAGAGGCAGTGGTTCACAAAAAAGGCGGGCACTGGATGCCCGCCTTTTTTATGGATTCTTCAGAATCTGTCTCAGCTGGCCGCGTGATAGATGCGCGCACGTCCTGTCTGGGATGCGCCGCGCAGGCTGCTTTCATAAGTGCTGTCATGGGCCGCAGGAACCAGGGCCTGTGTGCGGCGCTGGTTGAGCACAGACATGCGGGCTAGCTGGTCACGCATGAGTGTGATTTGCGCATTCAGATGCTGGGCACGGTCCAGCAATGCGGGTGTCCAGTCTTCGGGGGCAAAGCGTTTGACGAGTTGCGACACCGCCACCATGGCATCGCGCAGGCG is from Comamonas fluminis and encodes:
- a CDS encoding PhzF family phenazine biosynthesis protein; this translates as MTVDVFTQTALLGNPVAVVLNADGLSDAQMQAFACWTNLSETTFVMQPSAQGLAAGADYLLRIFTPAGELAFAGHPTLGSCHAWLAQGGQPHNPDQVLQECKKGLVPITANAQGALFFEAPSLDLQEVSEEELPPMLQALGLAREQLLMARRLYNGSPWLGLLLDEPDTVLGVEPDFAALKKLDAKAGLAAIYEAEDDAPLIGRSSREARAFAKQAEEAAQKKVSSTQPRLEVRALIGETASEDPVTGSLNAALAQWLTGEGLLQTPYIAAQGVCVGRDGQVHVQTGSNGKLWVGGHTVTVVSGSVLL
- a CDS encoding PLP-dependent aminotransferase family protein; this encodes MTSWTLAERAAKMNSSAIREILKLTDRPGIISMAGGLPSPKAFPLDVFTAACQSVMQRDGAAALQYSTTEGFAPLRQAIADFLPWSVDPEQILITTGSQQALDLIGKVFLDKDSRLLVEKPTYLGALQAFAPMEPVPVGVDSDDEGMLIADFEKQAGSGADKARLAYVLPNFQNPTGRTMSEARRQALVEKAKALDIPLIEDNPYGDLWYEEQPPLPLAARNPEGVIYMGSFSKVLAPGLRIGFIVAPKSVYGKLTQAKQAADLHTPSFNQRVVAEVIKDGFLDRHVPTIRAMYKAQRDVMLMALEREMAGLDVQWTRPVGGMFLWVKLPAGMDAQTLLAKAVERNMAFVPGAPFYAGDAQVNTLRLSYVTVSAEQINLGIKALADAIKACL
- a CDS encoding PLP-dependent aminotransferase family protein, producing the protein MSTSLSRQASLTLTQQLAERLAERIRMHLLPAGARLPSVRECARQHNVSSYTVVAAYDLLQAQGLVEARPQRGFFVRDFVQNPLQVSESSSHVAIKKRVGDSPLGLAPGTRINASMLIRGMFLESVAGKPQPGAGVLPAEWLDASFLAAAMRKVTSGPALRETLVRYGEPMGDSGLREALARRMQRIGIAASPSQIITTMGATQALDIVSRALLQPGDPVMVEEPGWAVEYARLAAMGMRVLPVPRGPEGPDMAVMQRYCETMAPKLYVSVSVLHNPTGYSLSAASAHEILQMAQRHGFYVAEDDSYCHIAPDHAPRVTVLDRLQRSIYISGFAKVLVPNWRLGYIAAPPELVERLLDVKLLSTLSTPTPMEQALALCMEQGQLRRHAERLRQHLDKARTRSVALAQAAGCHFVSEPAGMFGWVDTGVDTEVLTQRLLDEGYMIAPGAMFHASRGSSTCMRINFATTQDAAFWRVFERVVARMREQG
- a CDS encoding ChbG/HpnK family deacetylase, which codes for MNHTNTSRTILLCADDYALHPLVDDAVRQLTLAARLSATSCMTSSPRWPQAAAALKELRPRLSVGLHFNLTEDHGGTHAAQALGTVIRNAYTRQMPAAQMRKAWREQLDAFEQAMGTAPDFIDGHQHVHQLPGLRDAMQAELQARYAAHEMPWVRSTAPAAGLWRSPKAAIIALLGGWTATRQMRHRGIPMNHGFGGVYGFDAPDAASYGAQMAGWLPHMAEGGLLMCHPASGVVEGDAIGSQRPVEFEYLMSDAFGELLQQSGCHIHQGPIKPLL
- a CDS encoding GtrA family protein, giving the protein MIAQLLQWLRKLPQLFQFVLVGGSAAATHLAVVGLLVSLLHMPPLSANVLAFLVAFIVSYNGHALLTFSESKAQDWSVVARYFAVACLSFVANEVLYYIALNWLHWHYFWSLAAVLVLVAIGTFVMSKFWAFKARHTA
- a CDS encoding glycosyltransferase family 2 protein: MTDFHAEYAPAAPPAQLPRPPLRLSCVVPAYNEQANIEGFLRALAQTVQQLTPDYEIVVVNDGSRDNTHEMVMRLSSELPLRYLALSRNFGKEAALSAGIDHARGNAVLLIDADFQHPLEMLSEMHALWQAGYEMVYGVITDRGAESGAKRMGTNLFYHVMNSGNAVKLPPNAGDFRWMDRKVADALKALPEHNRFMKGLYAWVGFKTVALPFVPKDRVAGNSSFNLRRLGSLALLGLTSFTTLPLRIWSMVGGAISLMALAYGFWIAIETMFFGNPLRGWPTLAASIMLFSGVQLLSIGILGEYIGRIYEEVKRRPTYLIAHDEDRSPLRDKL
- a CDS encoding glycosyltransferase family 39 protein, translated to MTAVQRESFVLTGRSVAVLLLVYALVWLGSYWVTALAAPGDNVEQLIWIHSLELGYFKHPPMPTWIMAVAAAIFGPSIGLTYALGGLLTLGSLAIFWKLLCQMRGKAYATVALLAALCITFYCGRLYYYNHNVVMMLWIALAVVLTWQVTIKPSLWAWALLGAVSGLAMLSKYQYVLALAVIGLWWLRIGAWKNPVHVKGTALAAVVGLLVLSPHLYWLTTHDWMPMRYAERTSLGLHLDTAARIKMSWKFAVDWIFNRCMPAWIVLGVALWWGRRKSGTSPKSEQPRTTEDQMLREFWLLWGLIPLLSMLVLCLFTGSFLHLQWGTAFMFLCVPAAMELVRNPAIWGSAAMVRTAWVSFGVLQALVLLQFWLASPMGLSGYKSSHQNHIPVDKIVEGIAPAAHKALGGPVDIIIGPQALAGRISMELPERPRVYAERNLQYSPWIHAQELPRSRIIEVAVLPDPLADGWIRAYGMWAWRPVKIAEGEH